Proteins encoded within one genomic window of Haematospirillum jordaniae:
- a CDS encoding thermonuclease family protein, which produces MGNTTKPQIKYLLRLLRVIIALIILTTTETAAANQLSGKIVGVSDGDAVTLLDQNNRQHKIRLMGIDAPENSQAFGQESKQSLSELVFNKQVVADCPSTDRYAENLCKIFVGGIDANLAQIERGYAWYYKQYQSDQSPDDRVKYSAAEGTARQTRLAIWSDSNPIPPWEYRRGGNASAQLPNYGNPTATEPSAIAQGVVSGSVKMSRSGICHAPGTTYYSKTRHYTPYDTLDACLQAGGRLPKR; this is translated from the coding sequence ATGGGTAATACTACAAAACCACAGATAAAATATTTACTGCGCCTCTTGCGCGTCATTATCGCACTTATCATTCTAACCACAACTGAAACGGCGGCGGCAAACCAATTATCTGGGAAAATAGTTGGTGTATCTGATGGAGACGCCGTAACACTACTCGACCAGAATAATCGGCAACATAAAATCCGCTTGATGGGAATAGATGCACCGGAAAACTCCCAAGCTTTCGGACAGGAATCCAAGCAGAGCCTTTCAGAACTGGTATTCAACAAACAAGTAGTAGCAGACTGCCCAAGCACTGATCGGTATGCTGAAAATTTATGCAAAATATTCGTAGGCGGGATAGATGCTAATTTGGCTCAAATAGAGCGCGGTTACGCATGGTATTATAAGCAATATCAATCAGACCAAAGCCCAGATGATAGAGTTAAGTATTCTGCTGCCGAAGGTACAGCAAGACAGACTCGGTTAGCTATTTGGTCGGATTCCAACCCAATACCCCCATGGGAATATCGGAGAGGTGGCAACGCATCGGCGCAGCTGCCCAATTATGGTAACCCAACAGCCACTGAACCTAGTGCTATTGCCCAAGGAGTAGTTAGCGGTTCTGTAAAAATGTCTCGCAGCGGTATCTGCCATGCGCCCGGAACTACATATTATTCAAAAACTCGGCACTACACACCCTATGATACACTTGATGCCTGCCTACAGGCAGGCGGCAGGCTTCCTAAACGCTAA
- a CDS encoding DUF6538 domain-containing protein: MTSRYIVQQGRTLYFRRRAPIDLAPQLGRFVKIALGTDSFDVARRLVGHINTAVETYWAELRLGGETAALRERYQRAVALSRRLGWVYRPLSELVAGPVGDAVERLESLQDTVTPATIVAVMGGVERPVLLLSDLYPEYARLTPELLRGKNERQIRGWRLARERAVRNLISVIGDKPLTEVTRTDALIFRDWWAVRLGAENLAVNTANRDLIHIKGMIRVVDEKLGLGFKNPFADLMFRETDGMGKNRGETVSTDWIRGTLLGPGALSGVNEEARCLVAILVETGARPGEICGLEPEDILLEGPVPHIKIRPNAVRAIKTSQSRRDIPLVGAALEAARQLLQNGGIQRYRGKTDSFTTAINKYMNEHNLFETKTQSLYSLRHAFQDRLIAVDAPDRIAAELMGHTFHRPRYGAGATLKHKQEWLEKIAVG, encoded by the coding sequence GTGACCAGTCGCTATATCGTACAACAAGGGCGTACACTCTATTTCCGGCGACGGGCACCCATCGATCTGGCACCTCAGCTGGGTCGTTTTGTGAAGATTGCGCTCGGCACAGACAGCTTCGATGTGGCACGTCGGCTTGTTGGTCACATCAATACTGCCGTCGAGACCTATTGGGCGGAACTGCGCCTTGGCGGCGAAACAGCTGCCCTGCGTGAACGCTATCAGCGTGCCGTCGCGCTTTCCCGCCGCCTGGGCTGGGTGTATCGCCCTCTTTCCGAGCTGGTGGCCGGGCCCGTCGGAGACGCTGTCGAGCGCCTTGAATCCCTGCAGGATACCGTGACGCCGGCCACCATTGTCGCTGTCATGGGCGGCGTTGAGCGGCCTGTCCTGCTTCTGTCCGACCTTTACCCCGAATATGCCCGCCTGACCCCGGAACTGCTGCGCGGAAAGAACGAAAGGCAGATCCGGGGCTGGCGTCTGGCCCGTGAAAGGGCCGTCCGCAACCTGATCTCTGTGATTGGAGACAAACCACTGACAGAGGTAACCCGCACCGATGCCCTGATATTCCGTGACTGGTGGGCCGTTCGCCTGGGGGCGGAGAACCTTGCTGTCAACACGGCGAACCGTGACCTGATCCATATCAAGGGCATGATCCGGGTTGTTGATGAAAAGCTGGGGCTTGGCTTCAAGAATCCTTTTGCCGACCTGATGTTCCGCGAAACCGATGGAATGGGCAAAAACCGTGGCGAGACCGTCTCGACAGACTGGATCCGGGGAACGCTTCTTGGGCCGGGTGCGTTGTCCGGCGTGAACGAGGAAGCCCGCTGCCTGGTTGCCATTCTGGTGGAAACCGGTGCACGCCCCGGGGAGATCTGCGGGCTGGAACCCGAGGATATCTTGCTGGAAGGGCCTGTTCCCCACATCAAGATCAGGCCGAATGCGGTGCGCGCTATCAAGACATCGCAATCAAGGCGAGATATTCCCTTGGTCGGCGCCGCTCTGGAGGCAGCCCGACAGCTTCTGCAAAACGGAGGCATCCAGCGCTATCGCGGCAAGACAGACAGCTTCACCACGGCGATCAACAAGTACATGAACGAGCACAATCTGTTCGAGACAAAAACCCAGAGCCTGTATTCCCTGCGACATGCGTTCCAGGACCGGCTGATCGCCGTAGACGCACCCGACCGTATCGCAGCGGAACTAATGGGACACACTTTCCACAGACCCCGCTACGGGGCCGGAGCAACGCTGAAGCACAAGCAGGAATGGCTGGAAAAAATCGCCGTCGGCTGA
- a CDS encoding YqgE/AlgH family protein yields MGKAQLTSGYIAGKCLVAMPAINDPNFARTVIYVCAHSAEGAMGLVINRPIAQVSFPDILEQLGIESTPHCKDIRVHFGGPVESARGFVLHTAEYSQPATLTVDSDIALTATTDVLQAIAAGEGPRASLMVLGYAGWSPGQLDSELKENAWLTVDADEALLFGQETEQKWERAIRKLGFEPAMLSDTAGHA; encoded by the coding sequence ATGGGAAAAGCACAGCTCACATCAGGTTATATCGCCGGGAAATGTCTGGTCGCCATGCCAGCCATCAATGACCCGAATTTTGCCCGTACCGTCATATACGTTTGTGCCCATTCTGCGGAAGGTGCAATGGGGTTGGTTATAAACCGCCCTATCGCCCAAGTATCTTTCCCCGACATTTTGGAGCAATTGGGCATTGAAAGTACACCCCATTGCAAGGATATCCGGGTTCATTTTGGCGGGCCCGTTGAGTCTGCACGCGGTTTTGTCCTGCATACGGCGGAGTATAGCCAACCCGCGACTTTGACCGTTGATTCAGACATTGCCCTGACAGCGACGACAGATGTTCTGCAGGCCATTGCGGCTGGAGAGGGGCCGCGTGCGAGCCTGATGGTGCTGGGTTACGCAGGTTGGAGCCCTGGTCAGCTGGACAGCGAGCTGAAGGAGAACGCTTGGCTCACGGTTGACGCCGATGAGGCCCTTCTTTTTGGCCAAGAAACGGAGCAGAAATGGGAGCGGGCCATCCGTAAACTGGGTTTTGAGCCGGCCATGCTGAGCGACACAGCAGGGCATGCCTGA
- a CDS encoding protein-disulfide reductase DsbD family protein — protein sequence MPKPPEGALMRHLLFFLFITACSISPLRAQEESTTSFVTTPEARISLLAGQTATKGQGALLLGLRFELEKGWKIYWRNPGDAGFPPTLSWDNSVNLADARIIWPVPSRFSWAGLETIGYEGDVTLPIEARIADPDKPLHASLRVDYLVCSNICIPGTANLALTLPDGEGSISADAEQINAYKWQAPGSHHGLRILSAAYKTGENGLPLLSIEAESDTPFSDAIDLFAEYDMQDTPEFVGTRRPTVTTSSNTKRIHVETRLETRPALDQRLTLTLVDGNRGTESTLIPDHASPSPTLSQPGLVAMLGLAFIGGLILNLMPCVLPILSLKILHLAHHAGRNQREIRMGFTGSGIGVVLTFVGIGIILATLKAGGAALGWGIQFQNPLFLGILVIILTAFALNLWGLFDIRLPNWLLRTTETSLPSSSQWLPSIANGAFATLLATPCSAPFLGTAVGFALAQGPWNIMVIFVVMGFGMALPWFLVAITPKLGQCLPRPGYWMIRLRQIMGLTLLATAFWLLTVILAQYRGPDEPEEGWVAFDTQMIGAHIANGQTVFVDVTARWCITCQVNKAVVLSQEPVSTLLSQPGIIAMQADWTSQNPFISQYMASHGRYGIPFNAVYGPGRPDGIILPELLTAQTVQEALKQAQYPDKHIITENNGTVP from the coding sequence ATGCCCAAGCCACCAGAAGGGGCACTGATGCGTCATTTACTATTTTTTCTTTTCATAACAGCCTGTTCCATATCTCCATTGCGGGCACAAGAGGAAAGCACCACCTCCTTCGTCACAACGCCGGAGGCCCGTATCAGTCTTCTGGCCGGACAGACAGCAACAAAAGGACAAGGTGCCCTACTTCTCGGGCTTCGCTTTGAGCTGGAAAAAGGCTGGAAAATCTACTGGCGTAACCCTGGTGATGCTGGATTTCCCCCAACCCTATCATGGGACAATTCGGTGAATCTGGCCGATGCCAGAATCATCTGGCCTGTGCCCTCACGATTCTCTTGGGCTGGACTTGAAACCATTGGGTACGAGGGTGATGTCACCCTGCCCATAGAGGCACGGATTGCAGACCCAGACAAACCGCTCCACGCCAGCCTAAGGGTCGACTATCTGGTGTGCTCGAACATTTGCATACCCGGAACCGCCAACTTGGCCCTGACCCTGCCGGATGGAGAGGGATCCATATCTGCAGATGCCGAACAGATCAATGCATACAAGTGGCAAGCTCCTGGTTCCCATCACGGTCTTCGCATTCTGTCCGCTGCGTACAAAACAGGAGAGAACGGCCTGCCACTTCTGAGCATAGAGGCAGAATCAGACACGCCGTTCTCGGATGCCATAGACCTCTTCGCTGAATACGATATGCAGGACACTCCTGAATTCGTCGGCACACGCAGACCAACGGTTACAACAAGCAGCAACACGAAACGGATCCACGTGGAGACACGGCTGGAAACACGTCCCGCTCTTGACCAGCGCCTCACACTGACCCTCGTCGATGGAAACAGGGGGACAGAATCCACACTGATACCTGATCACGCGTCACCGTCACCTACACTGTCCCAGCCGGGATTGGTAGCCATGCTGGGACTTGCTTTCATTGGCGGGCTGATCCTGAACCTGATGCCCTGCGTCTTGCCAATCCTGTCATTAAAGATCCTGCATCTGGCCCATCATGCTGGACGGAACCAACGCGAGATACGTATGGGATTCACCGGGTCCGGTATCGGCGTCGTCCTGACCTTTGTGGGAATTGGGATCATACTGGCAACCCTGAAAGCAGGTGGGGCGGCACTTGGATGGGGTATTCAGTTCCAGAATCCCCTGTTCTTGGGCATTCTGGTCATTATCCTGACTGCTTTTGCCCTGAATCTCTGGGGCCTGTTTGATATTCGCCTGCCAAACTGGTTGTTGCGGACGACAGAAACCTCGCTTCCATCCTCATCGCAATGGCTCCCATCCATAGCCAACGGCGCCTTTGCAACCCTTCTGGCAACCCCGTGCTCGGCACCATTTCTGGGAACGGCTGTTGGATTTGCCCTAGCACAAGGCCCATGGAATATCATGGTGATATTCGTGGTCATGGGGTTTGGCATGGCCCTTCCCTGGTTTCTGGTAGCCATCACTCCCAAACTTGGGCAATGCCTGCCCCGGCCCGGATACTGGATGATCCGCTTGCGTCAGATTATGGGGCTTACACTTTTGGCAACCGCCTTCTGGTTGCTCACGGTCATCCTTGCCCAATACCGGGGACCCGACGAGCCAGAAGAAGGATGGGTTGCGTTCGACACACAGATGATTGGCGCCCACATTGCTAATGGTCAAACCGTTTTTGTCGATGTTACGGCACGGTGGTGCATAACTTGCCAAGTGAACAAGGCCGTTGTCCTGTCGCAGGAACCCGTTTCCACACTTCTGTCACAACCCGGCATTATTGCCATGCAAGCAGACTGGACCAGCCAGAATCCGTTCATATCGCAGTATATGGCCAGTCACGGGCGATATGGCATTCCCTTTAATGCGGTTTACGGCCCGGGACGACCGGATGGCATCATCCTGCCGGAACTGCTGACCGCACAGACTGTACAGGAAGCACTGAAACAAGCCCAATATCCTGACAAACATATCATTACGGAAAACAACGGGACTGTTCCCTGA
- a CDS encoding substrate-binding periplasmic protein — protein sequence MTLFRALRALLLAYAILPTPCAMAEGLPVATGDYPPYSGQALPGGGISTQLVMAAFKAAKMAEPEILWESWKRGYERSKNGEIAATFPYAKDDEREQHFLFTDPLHMDQVSFFTRSLDIDAVNGSWANMKICIPQGWIVEMYREVMDAFSLTLQQPASMEHCMKMLQGKRVDLVPCATIVGIYEIKQAFGSTEGFTASPHHRRENRTYLMISRAWPDADKVVEAFNMGLKSIRESGEYARITKEYTLNSP from the coding sequence ATGACGCTGTTCAGGGCACTGAGGGCCTTGCTGCTTGCGTATGCCATCCTTCCTACTCCATGCGCCATGGCAGAAGGGTTGCCGGTTGCCACCGGTGATTACCCGCCTTACTCCGGTCAGGCACTTCCCGGGGGCGGAATATCAACCCAGCTGGTCATGGCGGCCTTCAAGGCTGCCAAGATGGCCGAGCCAGAAATTCTGTGGGAATCTTGGAAGCGCGGTTATGAACGCAGCAAAAACGGTGAGATTGCGGCCACGTTCCCCTATGCCAAGGACGATGAACGTGAACAGCACTTCCTGTTCACAGACCCGCTCCACATGGATCAAGTCTCATTCTTCACCCGATCCTTAGACATTGATGCCGTCAACGGGTCTTGGGCCAACATGAAAATCTGCATTCCACAGGGATGGATTGTAGAAATGTATAGGGAGGTTATGGACGCATTCTCCCTGACCCTGCAACAACCTGCCAGCATGGAACACTGCATGAAGATGCTGCAGGGAAAGAGAGTTGATCTGGTGCCATGTGCAACAATTGTCGGAATTTATGAAATTAAACAAGCCTTTGGCAGTACAGAGGGTTTTACAGCCTCCCCACATCACCGCCGCGAAAACAGGACCTATCTGATGATCAGCCGCGCGTGGCCAGATGCCGACAAAGTGGTTGAGGCTTTCAACATGGGGCTGAAATCAATCCGCGAGAGTGGAGAGTACGCCCGTATTACCAAGGAATATACATTGAACAGCCCGTGA